A genomic segment from Petrotoga sp. 9PW.55.5.1 encodes:
- the fabD gene encoding ACP S-malonyltransferase gives MRCFVFTGQGSQYLGMGKELLDNKPEYNMYFDKVKDKINVDIKSIIYGNDEKELTLTQNAQVAILTVSYIKYLYSLEQGIKPDVVAGHSLGEWTAILAANVIDFEDAIEAVYYRGLYMSEAFEPGKGGMAAIIGMDLNEIQKVLENYPNVQIANYNSPTQIVISGEMEELLISMEKLKENGAKRVISLNVSGPFHSKFLKDAENRLRQKIEQVTFRTPSIPVVQNVTARFEKDPEVIKENIIKQITSPVKWVDCVKECINKGVDEFVEVGPTKVLTKFIKQIDKNVRLVNI, from the coding sequence TTGCGATGTTTTGTTTTTACAGGTCAAGGTTCCCAATATCTTGGAATGGGAAAAGAATTGTTAGATAATAAACCTGAATATAATATGTATTTTGATAAAGTTAAGGACAAAATAAATGTAGATATTAAGAGTATTATATACGGAAACGATGAGAAAGAACTTACACTTACACAAAATGCGCAAGTAGCAATATTAACAGTAAGTTACATAAAATATTTGTATTCTTTGGAACAAGGTATAAAACCTGACGTTGTTGCAGGCCACTCACTAGGTGAATGGACAGCAATATTGGCTGCTAATGTTATTGATTTTGAAGATGCTATTGAAGCTGTTTATTACAGGGGTTTATATATGAGTGAAGCCTTCGAACCTGGAAAAGGTGGGATGGCTGCAATAATAGGCATGGATCTGAATGAAATTCAAAAAGTTTTAGAAAATTATCCTAATGTTCAGATAGCTAATTATAATTCACCAACTCAAATTGTAATAAGCGGAGAAATGGAAGAACTTTTAATTTCCATGGAAAAGCTCAAAGAAAATGGAGCAAAAAGAGTAATATCTTTGAATGTTAGTGGACCTTTTCATTCTAAATTCTTGAAAGATGCAGAAAATAGATTGAGACAAAAAATTGAACAGGTCACTTTTAGAACTCCTTCTATTCCTGTTGTTCAAAATGTAACAGCTAGATTTGAAAAGGATCCTGAAGTTATAAAAGAAAATATAATAAAACAAATTACTTCCCCTGTAAAATGGGTTGATTGTGTCAAAGAATGTATTAATAAAGGTGTAGACGAATTTGTTGAAGTTGGCCCAACAAAAGTTCTAACTAAGTTTATCAAACAAATAGATAAAAATGTGAGACTTGTTAACATATAA
- a CDS encoding beta-ketoacyl-ACP reductase: protein MFPLRLKGKVALVTGGSRGIGKEICRLFIKEGAKVASLAMDKQPLIEDSEKNDFPENNFVYYQADITDFEKVNDIVTQIYENFGKIDILVNNAGMAKDTFLVIMKEDDFDKVIQVNLKGTFVVTKAVAKIMRKQKFGNIINMASVVGIEGNIGQTNYSAAKAGIIGMTKSWAKELTMKGENIRVNAIAPGFVKTGMTKSLKEDLIDYVVENTCLKRLGEPKDIANLALFLASEDSSFITGQVIRIDGGLRL, encoded by the coding sequence GTGTTTCCATTGAGGTTAAAAGGTAAGGTTGCTTTGGTAACAGGGGGATCAAGAGGTATCGGTAAAGAAATCTGTCGACTTTTTATAAAAGAAGGTGCTAAGGTAGCTTCGTTAGCGATGGATAAACAACCTCTAATAGAAGATTCTGAAAAAAATGATTTCCCTGAAAACAATTTTGTTTATTACCAGGCAGATATAACAGATTTTGAAAAAGTGAACGACATTGTTACTCAAATTTATGAGAATTTTGGAAAAATTGATATCCTGGTAAATAATGCTGGAATGGCAAAAGATACTTTTTTAGTAATTATGAAAGAAGATGATTTTGATAAGGTTATTCAAGTCAATTTGAAAGGTACTTTTGTGGTGACAAAAGCTGTGGCAAAAATAATGAGAAAACAGAAATTTGGAAATATAATAAATATGGCTAGTGTTGTTGGAATAGAAGGCAACATAGGGCAAACTAATTATTCTGCCGCAAAGGCCGGAATTATAGGCATGACCAAATCTTGGGCAAAAGAATTAACCATGAAAGGTGAAAATATTAGAGTCAACGCAATAGCACCTGGTTTTGTTAAAACAGGGATGACAAAAAGCCTAAAAGAAGATTTAATCGATTATGTAGTTGAAAACACTTGTTTAAAAAGATTAGGAGAACCTAAAGACATAGCAAATCTGGCTCTTTTTTTAGCAAGTGAAGACTCTTCGTTTATTACAGGACAAGTTATAAGAATAGATGGAGGTTTAAGATTATAA